The following are encoded together in the Neomonachus schauinslandi chromosome 15, ASM220157v2, whole genome shotgun sequence genome:
- the LOC110570458 gene encoding transmembrane ascorbate-dependent reductase CYB561 → MESPAGLAAAPGALPYYAAFSQLLGLTVVATTGAWLGLYRGGIAWEGALQFNAHPLCMVIGLIFLQGDALLVYRVFRNEARRTTKVLHGLLHVFAFVIALVGVVAVFDYHRKKGYADLYSLHSWCGILVFVLYFVQWLVGFSVFLFPGAAFSLRSRYRPQHIFFGAAIFLLSVVTALLGLKEALLFKLGAKYSTFEAEGVLANVLGLLLVGFGGTVLYILTRSDWKRPPQAEEQALSMDFKTLTEGDSPSSQ, encoded by the exons ATGGAGAGTCCGGCCGGCCTGGCAGCCGCCCCCGGAGCGCTGCCTTACTACGCGGCTTTCTCCCAGCTGCTGGGCCTGACTGTGGTGGCCACGACGGGGGCTTGGCTCGGTCTGTACAGGGGCGGCATCGCCTGGGAGGGCGCCCTGCAGTTTAACGCGCATCCCCTCTGCATGGTCATAGGCCTGATCTTCCTGCAGGGAGATG CCCTGCTGGTTTACCGGGTCTTCAGGAATGAGGCCAGACGCACCACCAAAGTCCTGCACGGGCTGCTACACGTCTTTGCGTTCGTCATCGCCCTGGTGG GCGTGGTGGCGGTGTTCGACTACCACAGGAAAAAGGGCTACGCGGACCTGTACAGCCTGCACAGCTGGTGCGGCATCCTCGTGTTCGTTCTCTACTTCGTGCAG TGGCTCGTGGGCTTTAGCGTCTTCCTGTTCCCCGGAGCTGCGTTTTCGCTGCGGAGCCGATACCGCCCACAGCACATCTTCTTCGGCGCCGCCATCTTCCTCCTGTCTGTGGTCACAGCCCTGCTGGGCCTGAAGGAGGCGCTGCTGTTTAAGCTCGG GGCCAAGTACAGCACGTTTGAGGCTGAGGGTGTCCTGGCCAACGTGCTGGGCTTGCTGCTGGTCGGCTTCGGGGGGACTGTGCTCTACATCTTGACTCGCTCTGACTGGAAGCGGCCACCCCAGGCGGAAGAACAAGCTCTCTCCATGGACTTCAAGACGCTGACAGAAGGCGACAGCCCCAGCTCCCAGTGA